The proteins below are encoded in one region of Bremerella sp. P1:
- a CDS encoding recombinase family protein gives MSKPHVAYLRVSTQRQGQSGLGLEAQRAAVASYSPAAEFIEVESGKKSDRPQLAAAIAECRRTGAVLVIAKLDRLARNVAFVANLMEAGVEFVACDMPNANRLTVHIMAAVAEDEAARISQRTKDALAAAKARGVRLGNPDNLTEAARRAGADAMRAKAAKAYSGILATMQAMRAAGDSLQAIADHLTQAGHLTTRGKAWSPTAVARVLARA, from the coding sequence ATGAGCAAGCCACACGTCGCCTACCTTCGAGTCAGCACCCAACGCCAAGGCCAATCCGGCTTAGGTCTGGAGGCCCAACGCGCGGCCGTGGCCTCTTATTCGCCTGCTGCTGAGTTCATCGAAGTGGAATCGGGAAAGAAGTCGGATCGTCCACAACTCGCGGCAGCAATCGCAGAGTGTCGCAGGACGGGGGCAGTCCTCGTCATCGCAAAGCTAGACCGCCTAGCCCGCAACGTGGCTTTCGTGGCGAACCTCATGGAGGCCGGTGTAGAGTTCGTGGCGTGCGACATGCCCAACGCCAACAGGCTGACGGTCCATATCATGGCGGCCGTGGCCGAAGATGAGGCCGCGCGTATCTCGCAACGCACCAAGGACGCCCTAGCGGCAGCCAAGGCGCGAGGCGTTCGCCTGGGGAACCCTGACAACCTCACGGAAGCCGCGAGACGCGCCGGGGCCGACGCTATGCGAGCTAAGGCCGCCAAGGCTTATAGCGGCATCCTCGCAACCATGCAGGCCATGCGAGCCGCCGGTGATTCCCTTCAGGCCATCGCCGATCACCTGACGCAGGCAGGCCACCTAACGACACGGGGGAAGGCGTGGAGTCCCACGGCCGTGGCTCGCGTCCTTGCGAGAGCCTGA